One stretch of Juglans microcarpa x Juglans regia isolate MS1-56 chromosome 3D, Jm3101_v1.0, whole genome shotgun sequence DNA includes these proteins:
- the LOC121255085 gene encoding uncharacterized protein LOC121255085 has product MGSVDFMEEYSEGGVSGIEKISRNVPQIMKNGCRNLGVMGLGPSEVLSKEDSPIPSLITRPFNGKTKKGRRRKKTVEVVKLREEEFVPSRRKRQDSEVEFEDDHGRKKLHVQLNYQTEISVEAVLTVPLGSIKILRWNSSGLGTHVEFLRDLVKKEALDILFLQETKLKARQMNQSKFQIGFQNCFVVDCEGRSGGLAMLWKYEIDLTVLSFSKFHVDAKITVDVVNNLEWFLTSVYGCPYTSHRWETWNLIKSLCHREEKAWLVFGDFNEILTLSEKCGVRNRDEKQMEDVRIREGNEGISESLDCLMANSKWWDLFPNMSATHSVVAYSDHLPLWIDTDEGLVYNFGKKLFRFEAMWVGDKECANIIEKGWNNVGGPNSLYEIMGKVSKCAEDLTLWNQSRFGNVQKELHNVKLRLKELQDADPTFLKVSEQQLARAEVQKWLERDEIMWQQRSRALWLKEGDKNFKFSHSKATIRRKKNKILRLQDDLGSWKKGLRWMLS; this is encoded by the exons ATGGGTAGTGTTGATTTTATGGAGGAATATTCGGAGGGTGGAGTTAGTGGGATTGAGAAGATTTCTCGTAATGTTCcacaaattatgaaaaatggtTGCAGGAATTTAGGAGTAATG GGCTTGGGCCCATCTGAAGTGTTATCCAAAGAGGATAGCCCGATTCCAAGCCTCATTACAAGGCCATTTAATGGAAAGACTAAGAAAGggaggaggagaaagaaaacTGTCGAAGTGGTCAAACTAAGGGAGGAGGAGTTTGTTCCAAGCAGAAGGAAGAGGCAAGATTCAGAGGTGGAATTTGAAGATGATCATGGGAGGAAGAAGCTTCATGTTCAGTTGAATTATCAGACTGAGATATCAGTGGAGGCTGTTTTGACAGTCCCGCTGGGATCAATAAAAATCCTTAGATGGAATTCCAGTGGGCTTGGAACCCACGTGGAATTCCTTCGAGACCTAGTCAAGAAGGAAGCTCTGGATATTTTGTTCctgcaagaaacaaaattaaaagctcGTCAGATGAATCAATCTAAGTTTCAAATTGGTTTTCAAAATTGCTTTGTTGTTGACTGTGAGGGTCGGAGTGGTGGTCTTGCCATGTTATGGAAGTATGAAATTGACCTTAcagttttaagtttttcaaaatttcatgttGATGCAAAGATTACAGTTGATGTTGTGAATAATTTGGAATGGTTCCTCACGAGTGTTTATGGATGCCCATATACTTCTCATAGATGggaaacttggaatcttatcaAGTCTTTATGTCATAGAGAGGAGAAGGCTTGGTTAGTTTTTggggactttaatgaaatactCACTTTATCTGAGAAATGTGGGGTTAGAAATAGAGATGAGAAGCAAATGGAAGATGTTAGGATT AGGGAAGGGAATGAGGGTATCAGTGAGAGTTTGGATTGTCTTATGGCTAATTCAAAGTGGTGGGATTTGTTTCCTAATATGAGTGCTACTCATAGTGTGGTTGCCTACTCAGATCACTTGCCTTTGTGGATTGATACGGATGAAGGTCTGGTTTATAATTTTGGGAAGAAATTGTTCAGATTTGAAGCTATGTGGGTAGGGGATAAGGAGTGTGCTAATATCATTGAGAAAGGGTGGAATAATGTTGGTGGCCCAAATTCTTTGTATGAAATAATGGGCAAAGTCTCTAAATGTGCTGAAGATTTGACCTTATGGAATCAGTCCAGATTTGGTAATGTGCAGAAGGAACTCCATAATGTAAAACTGAGGTTAAAAGAACTTCAAGATGCTGATCctacttttttaaaagtttCAGAGCAACAGTTAGCACGAGCCGAGGTACAAAAATGGTTAGAGAGGGATGAAATTATGTGGCAACAAAGGTCTCGAGCTCTCTGGCTAAAAGAGGGTGataagaattttaaattttctcacTCAAAAGCTACCAttagaagaaagaagaacaagatCCTAAGATTGCAAGATGACTTGGGAAGTTGGAAAAAGGGACTCAGATGGATGCTCTCATAA
- the LOC121255086 gene encoding uncharacterized protein LOC121255086, with product MHPSKAPGLDGMSPISFQKYWRIIGSSVTKSVLLALNSGEFPKDLNCTFITLTPMKQSPLKVADFRPICFCIVLYKIISKVFANGLKKVLPVVIYESQSAFVLGRQITDNVLIAYVLIHFLRNKRRVKKGFMSLKLDMSKAYDRVEWDCLEKIMHALGFAPNLISIIMK from the coding sequence ATGCACCCTTCCAAGGCACCTGGTCTAGATGGGATGTCCCCTATTTCTTTCCAGAAATATTGGAGAATTATAGGGAGTTCAGTTACAAAGTCAGTGTTGCTTGCTTTAAATTCTGGTGAGTTTCCTAAGGATTTAAATTGTACTTTTATTACATTGACTCCTATGAAACAATCTCCTTTAAAAGTTGCTGATTTTCGACCTATTTGTTTTTGCATTGTTCTTTATAAGATCATATCCAAAGTTTTTGCAAATGGACTTAAGAAGGTTCTGCCTGTGGTTATTTACGAGTCCCAAAGTGCTTTTGTCCTTGGAAGACAAATCACTGACAATGTTCTTATTGCTTATGTGCTCATACACTTTCTTAGAAATAAGAGAAGGGTTAAAAAAGGTTTTATGTCTCTTAAACTAGATATGAGCAAGGCGTATGATAGAGTAGAGTGGGATTGTTTGGAGAAGATTATGCATGCCCTTGGTTTTGCTCCTAATCTGATTAGCATCATAATGAAGTGA